Genomic window (Bacillus pumilus):
ATTAAAGAGTTTCGTCCATGATTAAATGATATTAAGAAAATACAAAATTATATGAAAAAATGGACATTTCGAACCTCCTAAAACATTTCAAATCAATAAAAAGTGCCTTCAGCACTAAAAGTCATCAGATGAAAATACTAAAAAACCCTTTTATATCAAGGGTTTTACCTTTTTACCTATTTTTCAGAAAAAATAAAAAGCACTTTAGACTCCAACCGATGGAAGGGGAAAAAAGTGCTTTTTATTTCAATTTATTTCCTTATTTAAGATAAATTACTTGTGAGCATTCCTCACATTCATTACCATAACACTCGTGCTGTTCCATTAATTCATTTCCACATTTTGTGCATTTTTTTGAGGGCAAATTTCTAAAAAACTCAGTGATTTTTCCTAGCATTTGTCATCCTCCAATACGTTTTGTTGCTATCATTGTATTATAACAGATTAATAATTGTCAATCTGTTTTGTAACAATAGGCAAGAAGAATGCTTTTTTTATGAAAAATGGGTATATTGTAAGAAGGGGATTTTTAGAAAAGGAGGGAAAAATGACGATGAAATTAACCATCATTGGATGCTACGGTGGGTTTCCAGCAGCTGGTGAAGCGACGTCAGGATACCTTTTTGAATCTGAGGGCTTTCGGCTGCTTATAGACTGCGGGAGTGGTGTTCTTTCAAAACTGCAGCAATACATTGATATAGAAGAACTAGATGCTGTTCTCCTTTCTCATTATCACCATGATCATATTGCAGATATCGGACCACTCCAATATGCGAAGCTAGTGGGATATCATTTAGGAAAAAGCAGCGGTCCGCTTCCGATCTATGGACATACGGGTGACAAAGAAGCATTTGGACGGCTTTCGGATGACGTACATACTAAGGCAAAGCCTTATCAGCCAGATGAAGGTATTCAAATTGGTCCATTTCAAATGGACTTTTTGAAAACGGTTCATCCGGCAGAATGCTATGCCATGAGAATTCAGGCAGAATCTGCTGTAGTGGTGTATACAGCAGACTCAAGTTATCAGGATGCATTTATCCCATTTAGTAAGGATGCAGATCTGCTCATTGCCGAAAGTAATTTTTACGCTGGACAGGACGGATCAGGTGCAGGACATATGAACAGTACAGACGTGGGGAAGCTTGCAAAGGAAGCAAACGTTAGTGAGCTCATCATCACGCATCTGCCTCATTTTGGTCGCCATAAAGACCTAGTCAATGAAGCACAGGCGTTATATACTGGCAATATACAGCTTGCCCATTCAGGGCTTAGATGGAACAAGGAAGGAAGATAGAGATGCTGTTTATCGATAACGAACAACATTATGATCCAATGATTAATTTAGCAATTGAAGAGTATTGCTTAAAATATTTAGATCCTGAAGAAACGTATTTACTGTTTTACATCAATCAGCCGTCGATTATTATTGGAAAGAACCAAAATACAATAGAAGAAATCAATACGAAGTATGTAGAAGACAACGGCATTAAAGTTGTCCGGCGTCTGTCCGGTGGTGGAGCAGTTTACCATGACAAAGGAAACTTAAACTTCAGCTTCATCACAAAAGACGATGGGGACAGCTTCCATAATTTTAAGAAGTTCACCGAGCCAGTCATCAAAGCGCTTGAAAAGCTAGGTGTCAAAGCGGAATTAAGCGGGAGAAATGACATTATGGCAGATGGACGGAAAATTTCTGGAAATGCGCAGTTCGCTACAAGAGGACGTATTTTCAGCCATGGTACGCTGCTGTTTGATTCAGAAATTGAACATGTAGTGTCGGCATTAAATGTGAAAAAAGAAAAAATTGAATCAAAAGGTATTAAATCCATTAGAAGCAGGGTCGCTAATATTAGTGAACTGATGGATCAAAAGATGTCGACAGAAGAATTTAGAAAAATCCTTTTAAGCTACATTTTTGATACGAATGGAGAAGTGCCTCAATATCAGTTGACTGAGAAGGATTGGGAAAAGATTCACGAGATTTCTCGGGATCGATATCAAAAATGGGAATGGAACTACGGCCGTTCACCGAAGTTTAATTTACAGCATTCTAAAAGATTCCCAGCAGGCTCCATTGATCTTCGGTTAGAAGTGAAAAAAGGCAACATTCAAGACTGCAAAATCTTTGGTGATTTCTTTGGTGTAGGGGATATTGCTGATATTGAAAAAAAATTAATTGGACAACAGTATGACCGTAAAACAATCAGCGACGTATTAGAAGATATGGATATGCGTCACTACTTCGGTAACGTGTCAAAAGAGGATTTTCTTGATTTGATTTATTAAGCAGGGACAAGCACGGCTAGAGATAGCGGTGCTTTTTTAATTGAAAGAATGAAAGCGATTTACATTTGATCTTGTGGATTTTTTCGATTGTCTATTATAATAGAAGGGAGGAATGTTTGGCTATAAAATGAATGGTCATTCATTCATTGATGACATGTAAGGGGTGGGAGAATGGATTTGATCAAAAAGCTAGAGCAGACGGCGATGACGAAGGGAGACAACATCGCACTGATCTTTGAAGGAAATAAGTGGACCTATCGAGAGCTGCTGACAAGTATCGAGCGATTTGCAGATGGATTAGTGGACGAAGGATTTCAAGCTGGGGATCATATCGCGCTTATTTTAGGGAATTCACCGCATTTTGTCATATCTTTTTATGGTGCATTAAAGGCTGGACTTATCGTTGTACCCGTCAACCCAACATACACGCCTAGTGAAATTGGCTATATGCTGATAACAGGTGATGTAAAAGGCATTGTTGCTCCTGAGCAGCTACTGCCAGTGTACGAGCAGGTGTACGAACAGCTTCCGTCTATTGAACGGGTGATTATTTGTGCAGAAAATGAATCTGCGTGCAGGTCGAGTATGAAGGAAGTATCTGATCGGCTTGTTTTCTTTGGAAAGCTAGTATCAGGTCATGCGAACGAGAGCGTGCATCCTACTATTCAGCCCGCCGATACGGCAGTTATTTTATTTACATCTGGCACGACAGGAAAACCTAAGGGTGCGATGCTCACTCATTTCAACCTTTACTCAAATGCAAGAGACATCGCTGAATATCTATCGATTGATGAAAAGGATAAGGTCATTGCCGCTTTGCCGATGTTCCATGTATTTTGTTTAACGGTTTGTATGAATGCACCATTGATTCATGGCGCGACCATTTATGTCCTGCCTCATTTCAGCCCATCAGAGCTTTTGTGTTTGATGGAAAAAGAGAAGCCAACGTTATTTGTTGGGGTACCTACCATGTATAACTATTTGTACCGCCAGGAGGGGCACGAGGAGGCGATGTCCTCAGTGAGAATTTGTATATCAGGCGGTGCCTCAATGCCTGTTGCCTTATTGCACGGTTTTGAGAAAAAATTCGGTGTCACCGTGCTGGAAGGCTATGGATTATCAGAGGCTTCTCCGGTGACTGCATTCAATCCCCT
Coding sequences:
- the yhfH gene encoding protein YhfH, whose protein sequence is MLGKITEFFRNLPSKKCTKCGNELMEQHECYGNECEECSQVIYLK
- a CDS encoding MBL fold metallo-hydrolase — protein: MKLTIIGCYGGFPAAGEATSGYLFESEGFRLLIDCGSGVLSKLQQYIDIEELDAVLLSHYHHDHIADIGPLQYAKLVGYHLGKSSGPLPIYGHTGDKEAFGRLSDDVHTKAKPYQPDEGIQIGPFQMDFLKTVHPAECYAMRIQAESAVVVYTADSSYQDAFIPFSKDADLLIAESNFYAGQDGSGAGHMNSTDVGKLAKEANVSELIITHLPHFGRHKDLVNEAQALYTGNIQLAHSGLRWNKEGR
- a CDS encoding lipoate--protein ligase, with translation MLFIDNEQHYDPMINLAIEEYCLKYLDPEETYLLFYINQPSIIIGKNQNTIEEINTKYVEDNGIKVVRRLSGGGAVYHDKGNLNFSFITKDDGDSFHNFKKFTEPVIKALEKLGVKAELSGRNDIMADGRKISGNAQFATRGRIFSHGTLLFDSEIEHVVSALNVKKEKIESKGIKSIRSRVANISELMDQKMSTEEFRKILLSYIFDTNGEVPQYQLTEKDWEKIHEISRDRYQKWEWNYGRSPKFNLQHSKRFPAGSIDLRLEVKKGNIQDCKIFGDFFGVGDIADIEKKLIGQQYDRKTISDVLEDMDMRHYFGNVSKEDFLDLIY
- a CDS encoding fatty acid--CoA ligase family protein — encoded protein: MDLIKKLEQTAMTKGDNIALIFEGNKWTYRELLTSIERFADGLVDEGFQAGDHIALILGNSPHFVISFYGALKAGLIVVPVNPTYTPSEIGYMLITGDVKGIVAPEQLLPVYEQVYEQLPSIERVIICAENESACRSSMKEVSDRLVFFGKLVSGHANESVHPTIQPADTAVILFTSGTTGKPKGAMLTHFNLYSNARDIAEYLSIDEKDKVIAALPMFHVFCLTVCMNAPLIHGATIYVLPHFSPSELLCLMEKEKPTLFVGVPTMYNYLYRQEGHEEAMSSVRICISGGASMPVALLHGFEKKFGVTVLEGYGLSEASPVTAFNPLDGKRKPGSVGTDIMNVKNKIVNELGEEVGPNEVGELIAKGPNIMKGYYQMPEDTEAALRDGWLYTGDLARRDEEGYIYIVDRKKDMILVGGYNVYPREVEEVLYQHEAVAEAVVIGVPDPNTGEAVVCYISPKKHAHIDQEDIITHCSRYLAKYKQPQTIHFIDDIPKNTTGKILRRALKDKYQAEESK